The Bacteroidales bacterium genomic sequence GCTGCACAAAATTACTCTGTTCTCTTAAAAATAGCATTAAATCTATTAAAAAATGAAACAACAACAAAACAAGGAATTGCCGGCAAAAGACTTAAAGCCGGCTGGAATAATGACTATTTGCTAAAAGTATTAAATATTAAAGTATGAGTTTGCCCTGTAAAAAAAGCCTTTTCTTTTTTCTATATTCCTTAATTATAATCTCTATTTTTCGTTTTTAAAGTTATTAACATATTTACTTGTTG encodes the following:
- a CDS encoding ISAs1 family transposase; translation: AAQNYSVLLKIALNLLKNETTTKQGIAGKRLKAGWNNDYLLKVLNIKV